One Arachis hypogaea cultivar Tifrunner chromosome 18, arahy.Tifrunner.gnm2.J5K5, whole genome shotgun sequence genomic window, GCGTTGTCCTTTGCCTCTGCTGGTCTGATTCGGCTGTCTTTCTTCTCCTACTGGTCTGGTCTGGTCCGATTACGTCTCTGCTAAAGGTAACTTCAGTTTATTTGAGTATTGTTAAATATGTTGTTAGTTGATAATCTTAGCTAAAATATTGAACCTTGAGGCTGCTGATATTGTAGTTGAAAATACTTATGATGATGTTGTTGTGGTTGAAAGTATTGGTGTGTAACATGGTTGATTATCTGATTTTTTAGTTATTTGGAGAGttgatatttttattctattttttgtttctgggttttattattttgattctattttttgtactttttttggtgattttgaaagTGATAGTCGCTGTGATGCTATGTTTTGTCATGCTGCTCTCTTTTTTTCACTCTTTACATCCTTCTATCCATTCTCGTCTCCTGCAGGCTGCAGAAATTAGTCCAATGGTCAATTACCAGAAATGTTGGGTTAATTTTGATAGGCGTACTCCTGAGTTTAGGAAGTGCCTCGAtgaattatttttggatattgcCTTCTCTCAACCCGGTGTGAAAAATCAAATACGTTGTCCTTGTCCCAAATGCAAcaattttttgttcaaatttagaAATGAAGTTCATCATCATGTGTGCCAAAGGGGGATAGTGACCTCTTATAAAACATGGGTGCATCATGGTGAGATACTTCaagatacatccactatagatGTGTCTGATCTAAATCAAATTGATTGTGAAAGGGAGAATGATTCTGCCACTTATGAGATGTTGTATAACATCTTTAGAGGAGAAACACTAGGGGAGATGCCGAGAGATTTCGCTACCAACATAGATTACAATATAGAAGAAGAACCTCATCAGGGGGCAAAGAGGTTCCAGAGGCTAATGAGGGATTATGAACAAAGCCTGTATCCAGACAGTGGGATATCAAGGTTATCTTTCATTGTCAAGTTGTTTCAAATGAAATGTCGCTATGGATGGAGCAACAATTCAGTTGATGCTTTGTTGCTCTTTCTAAAAAGCATATTTCCAAAGGAAAATACTTGTCCAACTTCATTTTATGATGCTCGAAAAGTGATTCGAGATTTGGGATTAGATTACGAGAAGATAGATGCTTGTGTGAATGATTGTATTTTGTTTCGGGGGCAAGCATATGCTAATCTTGATGAATGTCCAAAGTGTAAGCAATCTAGATGGGTGAAGGGGAAGGGGAATGAAAAGGATGACCCTCGTAAGAAGGTACCCCAGAAGATACTAAGATACTTTCCG contains:
- the LOC112769597 gene encoding uncharacterized protein, with product MVNYQKCWVNFDRRTPEFRKCLDELFLDIAFSQPGVKNQIRCPCPKCNNFLFKFRNEVHHHVCQRGIVTSYKTWVHHGEILQDTSTIDVSDLNQIDCERENDSATYEMLYNIFRGETLGEMPRDFATNIDYNIEEEPHQGAKRFQRLMRDYEQSLYPDSGISRLSFIVKLFQMKCRYGWSNNSVDALLLFLKSIFPKENTCPTSFYDARKVIRDLGLDYEKIDACVNDCILFRGQAYANLDECPKCKQSRWVKGKGNEKDDPRPKSPGNSIDVYLEPLIEELKELWEEGVETFDVVQKRNFKLSAVVLWTINDYPAYAMLFGWSTKGALACACCHRETSSKRLKHGHKHCYMGHRRYLPHDHPWRRNKSSFDNTRELGEAPKPLSGYDVLEEFKTFEQTEFGNNTKKRKKSEHDKVAGN